ATAACAGCATTCCCCAATTCTTTTATTAGCCTATTACCTAAGTGCTGTATTATTATGAGGTTAAGTCATGCCAATGATGGTTTAAATGAACTAAAAGCAAATCCTTTATTTAATGATGTTTCCGATAACGGTTTAAACCTCTTATTGGAACATGCTGTTTTAGAAAATTGGCCAAAACGATTTTGCTTTTTAGGAAGTACTAAAACCCTGCGTTATTTTTATATTATACGCAGTGGTCGCCTCAAAGTTTATTTTTATAACCCTGAAAAAGACCGAAAAATAACATTGTTCATCATTACAAAACATGATGTTTTCGACCTCTATCACCTCCTTAACTGGAACCACCATGATGTTAATTATGAAGCTCTAGACGACCTTCAAATCTATGCCCTACCATTACCTTTTTTACAAGAATGGATGCGAGATCATGTTGCTTTTTACAAAAATGCATTACAATATATAATTAT
This genomic interval from Tamlana carrageenivorans contains the following:
- a CDS encoding Crp/Fnr family transcriptional regulator; this encodes MRLSHANDGLNELKANPLFNDVSDNGLNLLLEHAVLENWPKRFCFLGSTKTLRYFYIIRSGRLKVYFYNPEKDRKITLFIITKHDVFDLYHLLNWNHHDVNYEALDDLQIYALPLPFLQEWMRDHVAFYKNALQYIIIKMKSLESSVTSSNLDTTATRLAKLLLQHTNETTQKIEIINGLPHKELAQLIGTTRAVLNRNIQQFKEDGIIEIKNKQIEITNMNLLINKAKK